The sequence GTCGTCTCCAGCAGCTCCGCGTCGTCCGGGTACCGGTCGGAGAGGCCCGTGACCGCCGACTGGATGCGGTGCGCCGAACTCTGCACCCGCCCCGCCAGCTCCACCAGGACGAGCCTGCGCGTCTCCTCCAGGTACTCGCACTCCTCGGCCACCTCGCACAGCACCCGCTCGAAGAGATCCGCGACGGCCTGCGTCAGCTCGGCGCTCTGCGTTCGCGGCGGGGGCACCGTCCGGCCCCGTACCGCCGCGGGCAGCCGCTCCTTCACGAAGTGCTCCAGCTCCAGGCGCATCAGCTCCGACTGCTCCGTCAGGTACGACTGCCAGTCGGCGTCCCTGCGCTCGGACTGCGCCGCCCGCCGGGCCAGCTCCAGGCCGAGCGACTCGCCCTCGGCGACCGCCGTGCGGTGCTGGCGGCGCAGCGCCTCAAGGCCGCACAGCGCGAGCACCATCAGCGTGCCGAGCAGGACGGCGGTCGCGAGTCGCTGCGCGGCGAGCAGCGAGACGGCGCCGCCGTAGCCGCACAACAGCGTGAGCAGCGTCGCCGGCCACAGCACACCGGTCGCGCGACCTGACGACGCGGGCGCCGGGACGGGGCCGGGGGAAGAGACGGGGGGACGAGGCATCGAGCACCTTCGGGGGACGTACGGAAGAGGTGGGGACGTGGGCGCCGCGGGGGACCGGGGCGCCGGGCGGGCGCGGGGGCGTGCGGCCGGACGGGCCGTCAACAGGCGTGAGCCCGCAGCCCTTTCGTGGGTTGGGGCCCGCACCGACCGGGTGAGCATATCGCCCGAACAGCGGTATCCCGGGTAATCCGGGCGCCCGCTGGGCGCGGCGGTCGGAAAAGCTCTGGTGCCTCATGCACCTATCCGTGCTCAGCGGGCGCCCCGGTTACGCAAAGTGGCTCCCGCATTCCGCCGATCGGATGACACGCGCCCCGCGCCACCCCCACCCGGGTGGGGCCGCTCCCCCCGAAAGTGCCATGCCCCATCGCCCCCGCGCCCGGCGTGGCGCCTGGAGCCGGGCCCGCCCGATGGGGTACGGGGCGCATCGCCGTCCGCTACCGAGCGCACGCGCCCGTACCCCGGGGGAGCCGTCGCCGCCTACGGCAGGATCGAGTCCACGTAGCCGCCGTCCACCCGCAGCGCGCCGCCCGTCGTCGCCGAGGCGAGCGAAGAGCTGAGGTAGACCACCATGTGGGCGATCTCCTCCGGCTCGATGAGGCGCTGGAGGAGCGACTGCGGCCGGTGCTCGCGCATGAAGGCGCGCTGGGCCTCGTCCCAGGGCAGGGAGCGGTCGACGAGTTCGTAGACGAAGTCCTCGACACCGCCCGTGTGCGTCGGGCCCGCGATCACCGAGTTGACCGTGACGCCGCTGCCCGCCGCCTCCTTGGCGAAGCCGCGCGTCACCGCGAGCAGCGCCGTCTTCGTCATGCCGTAGTGGATCATCTCGGCCGGGACCACGACGGCCGAGTCGCTCGCGAGGTTCTGCACCCGCCCCCAGCCGCGCTCGATCATGCCCGGCAGGTAGGCGCGGATGAGGCGGACCGCGCTGAGCACGTTGACCTCGAAGTACCGCCGCCACTCCGCGTCGTCGATCTCCAGCGCGGGGCGCGCGCCGAAGATGCCGAGGTTGTTGACGAGGATGTCGGTGCGCGGCAGCCGGTCGAGCACCTGGGCGAGGCCCTCGTCGCTCGCGAGGTCGCCGGGCGCCGCCACGATCTCCGCCTCCGGGAAGCGCTCGCGCAGCGAGGCCGCCGCCGCTTCCGTACGGGGCGCGTCGCGGCCGTTGACCGCGACCCGCGCGCCCGCCTCGGCGAGCCCGGCGGCGATCGCCGCGCCGATGCCCTGGGTCGATCCGGAGACGAGGGCGGTCTTGCCGTCGAGGGTGACATGCATCCGGGGGCTCCAATCAGGAGGAATGACAGGGTCTCGTGAGGTGCGTCTGCCCGTTTCCGCATCCTCGATCGCCGCAGGGGCTTCTTTCGCGCGGCGTGCCGGACGGACCCCGAAGGTGCGCCCGATATATCACTGTCAGGTGTTCTGTCCCTCGCCGCGCTCCCGCACCGCCGCATGACCGCGCTGCTCCTCGCCCACTTCGCGCTCGCCGCGTGCGCCCCCGCCCTCGTGCGGTGGCTCGGGCGACGGGCCTTCGCCGTGCTCGCGCTGCCCCCGGCCGCCGCCGCGTGCTGGGGCCTCGCCTCCTGGGCGGACGTCTCGCACGGGCGGGAGACCGTCACGGTGTGGCGGTGGCTGCCCGCGTACGACGTGGACTACGCGCTGCGGCTCGACGCGCTCGGCGAGTTGATGGTGCTCCTCGCGGGCGGCGTCGGGGCCCTCGTCCTGCTCTACTGCGTCCACTACTTCGAGGACACGAGCCCGCAGCTCGGCCGCTTCGGCGGCTCCCTGCTCGCCTTCGCCGGGTCGATGCTCGGCCTCGTCCTCGCGGACGACCTGATCCTGCTCTACATCTTCTGGGAACTGACCACCGTCTTCTCCTTCCTGCTCATCGGGCACGGCAGCACGGTGAAGCAGAACCGGCGCTCCGCGCTCCAGGCGCTCACCGTCACGACCTGCGGCGGGCTCGCGATGCTCGTCGGCTTCGTCATCCTCGGCACCGTCACCGGCACGTACCGGATCTCCGCGCTCGTCGCGCACCCGCCGCCCGCCTCCGGCACCGTCGCGACAGCCCTCGTCCTGATCCTGTGCGGCGCCCTGTCGAAATCGGCGATCTGGCCCTTCAGCCTGTGGCTGCCCAACGCGATGGCCGCGCCCACACCCGTCAGCGCCTACCTGCACGCCGCCGCGATGGTCAAGGGCGGCGTCTACCTCGTCGCCCGGCTCGCCCCCGGCTTCGCCCACATCGAGCCCTGGCGCCCGCTCCTGCTCGTCCTCGGCACCGTGACGATGCTCCTCGGCGGCTGGCGCGCCCTGCGCCTGCACGACCTGAAACTCGTCCTCGCCTACGGCACCGTCAGCCAGCTCGGCTTCCTCACCGTCCTCGCCGGGGCGGGCGCCTACGACACCGGGCTCGCCGCCGGGGTGATGATCCTCGCGCACGCCCTGTTCAAGGCCCCGCTGTTCCTCGTCACCGGCATCGTCGACCACGCGACGGGCACGCGGGACCTGCGCTCCCTCTCCGGGCTCGGCCGCCGCCTGCCCGTCCTCGCCGCGATCGCCGTCGTCGCCGGGCTCTCCATGGCCGCGGTGCCCCCACTCCTCGGCTTCGCCGCCAAGGAGGCCGCGTTCCAGGCGCTCCTGAACGGCGACGCCGCAGACCGCTGGGCCCTCGCCGGGTGCGTCCTCGGCTCGGCCCTCACCACCGGCTACACCCTGCGCTTCCTGTGGGGCGCCTTCGCGCGCAAGCCCGGCGTGCCCGACACCGCGCCGCACGCCGTCGCGCCCGGCTTCCTCCTCGCGCCCGCCGTCCTCGCCGCCTCCTGCCTCTTCCTCGGCCCCGCCGTCCAGGGCACCGAGGACCTCTTCGCCACGTACGCCGACGCCTTCACGAGGCCCGCGCACCCCTACCACCTCGCGCTGTGGCACGGCGTCGGCACCGCGCTCGCGCTCTCCGCCGCCGCGTGGGCGGCGGGCACCGGGCTCTTCCTCCTCCGCGACCGCGTCGACCTGCTCGGGCGCGCTCTCGCGTGGCGCTCCGCCGACCTCGTCTTCGGGCGCTGCCTCCTCGCCCTCGAACGCCTCGCGCTCCAGTGCACGGGCTTCGTGCAGCGCGGCTCGCTCTCCGCGTACATCGCGACGGTCCTCGCCGTCGTCCTCGCCGGGCAGATCGCCGTCCTCGCCGTCGACGAGCCCTGGAGCGGGGCGCCCGCGCCCCGCCTGTGGGACACCCCGGCGCAGGCCGCGGTCGCCGTCCTGACCTGCGTCGTGGCGCTGTTGTGCCTCGGAGTGCGGCGGCGCATGAAGGCCGTCGTGCTCGTCGGGCTCAGCGGGTACGGGACCGGGCTGCTCTTCGTCGTCCAGGGCGCCCCCGACCTGGCGCTCACCCAGTTCTGCGTCGAGACCGTCTCGATGGTCGTGTTCGTCCTCGTCCTGCGCCGGATGCCCGTCCACTTCGAGGAGAACTACACGCGCTGGCGCCGCGTCATCCGCGCCCCCGTCGCGCTCCTCGGCGCGGCGGCCATCGGCTGCGTCGTGTGGATCATGGCCGGGGTGCGCTCGGCCTCGCCCGCCGGGAGCGCGATGGTCGAGGAGACCGCGCACCACGGCCTCAAGGACGTCGTCGCGACGATCCTCGTCGACCTGCGCGCCTGGGACACGATGGGCGAGTCCGCCGTCCTCGCCGCCGCGGCCATCGGCGTCACGAGCCTCATCTACCTGCACCGCCGCACCGAGAGCGACGAACCGCTCCCCGCCAGACCCCCGGGGGAGCCCCCTTCCCCCGTCCACACGACAGGCGCGAGCCCCGGCGAGCGGCGCCCCTCCGGGGCGACCCGCTGGACCGCCTGGACCCTCCCGCACCGCGACCTGGCCGGGCTCCCCGAGGGCGATGAGACCGCTCCCGAGCGCACCTGGCTCGCGGCCGGCAAGACCCTCGCGCCCGAACACCGCTCCGTCATCTTCGAAGTCGTCGCCCGGCTCGTCTACCACCCGATCCTCGTGCTCTCGGTCTACCTGCTCTTCTGCGCCGAGAACATGCCGGGCGGCGGCTTCGTCGCGGGACTCGTCGCCGGGGTCGCCTTCATCACCCGCTACCTCGCCGGGGGCCGCTTCGAACTCGCGGCGGCAGCGCCCTTCGGGCCCGGACTCCTCACCGGCCTCGGCCTGTTCGTGTCCACCGGCGTCGCGCTCGGCGGACTCGCCGACGGGACGGTGCTCCACGGCTGGACCTGGCACGGCGACTGGGCCGTCTTCGGCAAGGTCCATCTCTCCACCGCCGTCCTCTTCGACTGCGGCGTCTACCTCCTCGTCCTCGGCGTCGTCCTCGACCTCGTCCGCGCCCTCGGCGCCAAGATCGACCGGCAGATCGAGCGCGCCGCGGCGCTGCGCGCGGCCCGGCAGGGGAGGGGTGCCCGGTGACCCTGAGCCTCGCGGTGCTCGTCTCCGCCGTCGTGCTCTGCGCCGTCGGCGGCGCCCTCGTCCTCACCCGCTCCCTGACCCGCATCCTGCTCGGCACCGTCGTCCTCGGCAACGGCGCCAACCTCCTCGTCCTCGCCTCCACCGGCTCGGCCGCCGAGCCCCCGCTCCTCTACCCGCGCATCATCCGCAACCGCGTCACCGACCCGCTCCCGCAGGCCGTCGCCCTCACCGCCATCGTCATCGCCCTCGCCACCACCGCCTTCCTCCTCGCCCTCGCCTACCGCACCCACCAGGTCACGGGCTCCGACGAAGTGCGCGACGACACCGAGGACCGTCTCGTCGCCCTGCGCGCCGAGGTCCTCGACGAACGCAGCGCCCTGCGCGCCCGCTACCGCGAGATCCGCGCCACGCGCGGCCACTCCCCGCGCGCCCGCGCCCGCTACCGCGCCGAGCGCAAGGAACTCCGCGCCCGCCTGCGCGCCGACCGCGCC comes from Streptomyces sp. Tu6071 and encodes:
- a CDS encoding SDR family NAD(P)-dependent oxidoreductase, translating into MHVTLDGKTALVSGSTQGIGAAIAAGLAEAGARVAVNGRDAPRTEAAAASLRERFPEAEIVAAPGDLASDEGLAQVLDRLPRTDILVNNLGIFGARPALEIDDAEWRRYFEVNVLSAVRLIRAYLPGMIERGWGRVQNLASDSAVVVPAEMIHYGMTKTALLAVTRGFAKEAAGSGVTVNSVIAGPTHTGGVEDFVYELVDRSLPWDEAQRAFMREHRPQSLLQRLIEPEEIAHMVVYLSSSLASATTGGALRVDGGYVDSILP
- a CDS encoding Na+/H+ antiporter subunit A, producing the protein MTALLLAHFALAACAPALVRWLGRRAFAVLALPPAAAACWGLASWADVSHGRETVTVWRWLPAYDVDYALRLDALGELMVLLAGGVGALVLLYCVHYFEDTSPQLGRFGGSLLAFAGSMLGLVLADDLILLYIFWELTTVFSFLLIGHGSTVKQNRRSALQALTVTTCGGLAMLVGFVILGTVTGTYRISALVAHPPPASGTVATALVLILCGALSKSAIWPFSLWLPNAMAAPTPVSAYLHAAAMVKGGVYLVARLAPGFAHIEPWRPLLLVLGTVTMLLGGWRALRLHDLKLVLAYGTVSQLGFLTVLAGAGAYDTGLAAGVMILAHALFKAPLFLVTGIVDHATGTRDLRSLSGLGRRLPVLAAIAVVAGLSMAAVPPLLGFAAKEAAFQALLNGDAADRWALAGCVLGSALTTGYTLRFLWGAFARKPGVPDTAPHAVAPGFLLAPAVLAASCLFLGPAVQGTEDLFATYADAFTRPAHPYHLALWHGVGTALALSAAAWAAGTGLFLLRDRVDLLGRALAWRSADLVFGRCLLALERLALQCTGFVQRGSLSAYIATVLAVVLAGQIAVLAVDEPWSGAPAPRLWDTPAQAAVAVLTCVVALLCLGVRRRMKAVVLVGLSGYGTGLLFVVQGAPDLALTQFCVETVSMVVFVLVLRRMPVHFEENYTRWRRVIRAPVALLGAAAIGCVVWIMAGVRSASPAGSAMVEETAHHGLKDVVATILVDLRAWDTMGESAVLAAAAIGVTSLIYLHRRTESDEPLPARPPGEPPSPVHTTGASPGERRPSGATRWTAWTLPHRDLAGLPEGDETAPERTWLAAGKTLAPEHRSVIFEVVARLVYHPILVLSVYLLFCAENMPGGGFVAGLVAGVAFITRYLAGGRFELAAAAPFGPGLLTGLGLFVSTGVALGGLADGTVLHGWTWHGDWAVFGKVHLSTAVLFDCGVYLLVLGVVLDLVRALGAKIDRQIERAAALRAARQGRGAR
- a CDS encoding Na(+)/H(+) antiporter subunit C encodes the protein MTLSLAVLVSAVVLCAVGGALVLTRSLTRILLGTVVLGNGANLLVLASTGSAAEPPLLYPRIIRNRVTDPLPQAVALTAIVIALATTAFLLALAYRTHQVTGSDEVRDDTEDRLVALRAEVLDERSALRARYREIRATRGHSPRARARYRAERKELRARLRADRAYQARARDASGDLWNDILGADPEDYADPEDQADPGDSGGTGPGDGGTDAERPGAEGRTRPRTAEDTGTARDPRTTDGPSATERPPAAEGPSATEDPGPANDPGQEGEEPR